From the genome of Natrinema marinum:
CGTCGAAGGCGGCTATCTCTCCGAGGACGAAAAACAGGAAGTCCTCGACCGGCTGACGTTCACCACCGATCTCGACGAGGCCACCAACGGTACCGACTTCGTCATCGAGGCAGTGACGGAGAACCTCGCCATCAAGGGGCAGGTCTTTCGCGACCTAAACGAGGTCACCGACGACCAGCCGCTGTACTCGAACACGAGCGGCTTCGCGGTCACGTCGATCGCCAACGCCGTCGACGACCCCTCCCGCGTCGCGGTGACCCACTTTTTCAACCCGGTCGCGGTCATGGACATGGTCGAGATCGTCCAGGCACCCGAAACCGACGAGGCCGTCGTCGAGCGCGCCGAGGAACTTGTCGACGAACTCGGCAAGACCCGCGTCACCATCGACGACGACCCCGGTTCCTACGGCTTCCTCGCCAACCGCTGTCACGCGGCCATGCGCGAGGAAGCGAAGAAGATCGTCGACGAAGGCATCGCCACGAAAGAGCAGGTCGACAAGGCCCTCGAGGACGGCTACAACCTCCCCGTTGGTCCGTTCTCGCTGGCCGGCCTCGGCGAGGAGTGGGACTGAAAGATCCGTTTCGCCAACTGTTGGGGAGTCCCGTCAGTCTCCGACCGATGAATCGGTATGCGGTGGCGCGCGCTGAACCGCAGTGAGCGACGAGCGAACTGCGGTTCGATACTGCGCGAGGGATGAGCGAAGGAACGGAGTGACTGAGCGAATCGGCTGGGGAGGACGCGGAATCCCTAGTTGCCACGATAGCAGGACGCTCTTACTCGTCAGTTCTAAACACCGTTCGACGAGTATCCGTGACCAAGAAAACGCGCGCTGCTATCGTGGCAACACGGGGGGACCACGCCCTCCCCAGCCGATTCGCTTGCGACGCTCGCTCATCCGAAGGAAGACGCTTCGCGTCTTCCAGGCCTTCGTTCACTCCGTTCACGAAGACCTCGCGCAGTATCATCGGCCGCCTTCACTATCGTTCGGCCGACCGACAGTGCGCGCCACCGCAGGCCGAAAAATCGGCCGAGTGAGACGTCGGTCGCCCAACTCGTCCCGTTACTTCCCTTCGAACTCGGGTTCGCGGTCCTCGCCGAACGCGGCTGCGCCCTCGGCGTGGTCTTCCGTCTTGAGCAGTTCCGCGAAGAGGGAGCTGTCGTAGGCGAGCCCCTCCTCGAGCCCGCTGTGAACCGCCATGTCGGCGGACTTCTTGATCGACTGGATGGCCAGCGGGGCCTGGCCGGCGAGGTCGGTGACGAACTCGTCGACCGCGTCCTCGAACTCGTCGTCGTCGTAGACGTGGTTGACGATGCCCTCCTCGTCCGCGCGCGCCGCCGAGATGTGCTCGCCGGTCATCGCCAGCTCCTTCGCGACGGCGGGGCCCGCGATCTTCGTGACGTACTGGACGCCGCCGGCGCCGGGGAGGATGCCGAGGTTGACCTCCGGGAAGCCGAACGTCGAACTCTCGGTCGCCAGCCGGAAGTCACAGGCCAGCGCGGTCTCTAAGCCGCCGCCCAGACAGTAGCCGTCGATCTTCGCGATGACCGGTGCCGGGAAGTCCCGGATGAAGTCGTAGTGAGACCGGGCCGAGGAGCCGCCGGACGACTCGTCGGAGAAGCCGCCGATGTCCGCGCCGGCACAGAAGGCCTTCTCGCCGGCCCCTTCGAGCACCACCGCGCGCAGGGCGACGCCGTCGGCGCCCTCGTTTTGTTCCTCGAGCAACTCGAGGCCGGCGACGATGTCTTCGCGCAACTGGGCGCTCAGTGCGTTCAGCGCGTCCGGCCGGTTCATCGTGAGCGTGCCAACGCCGCTGTCCTCGTCGTACTCTACCAGGACGGTGTCGAGTGATTCGTCCATGCACGGTGGTCACGGGCAACGATCAAAAAGGTACACTGTTCGTCGCCCCGAACAACCGGCCGCCGCCGGAGGCGAGCACTCGAGCGCCGACGCCCCTCTCAGAAGGCCCGTAGCTCCTCGAGCACTGCTGCCGCGCTGCCGTCGGCGATGACCTCGCGGGCCCGCTCGAGGCCATCCTCGAGACTATCCACGTCCTGTCGGGCGTACATCCGGAACGCGCCGTTCAACGCGATCGCGTCGGCGAAGTGGTCCTCGCGGTCGCCGGCGAGGACGTCCTCGGTGATCGTCGCCGAGTCGGCAGTCACGTCCTCGACCTCGAGGTCCTCGGCTTCCATCTCCATCCCGTACTCGGCGGTCTCGATCTCGTAGTCCTCGAGGTCCTCGCCCGAGTTCCACTCGGCGACTTTCGTATAGCCGGGTCGGATGTCGTCGTACCCCTCCATTCCCTGGAAGAAGATGGCCCGCGAGTAGTCGAGTCGCTCGCTCTCGGCCAGCGTGTCGCTCAGCTTCTTCGCGAACGCGAGGTGGTAGAACGAGCCGAGGTGGACGTCGGCGTTCGCCGGGTTGGCGATGGTCTCGATCGTGTTGACGAACGTGCGCACGCCCATCCGATCGCGCCGGTCGTAGAGGTCCTGAATCCCGGGATTGAACGCGGGCTGGTAGTAGAAGCCAAAGCCGGTCTCGTCGACCATGTCGGCACTCTCGGCGGGCTCTATCTCCGTCCGAACGTCGAGTTCGTCGAGGACGTGTTTGTAGGCCGTCGCCTTCTGGGTCGGGACGCGGTCACCGGAGTGGACGACGACGGGGGTGCCGGCCGCGGCGGCGACGATACCGGCACCCACGCCGAGGACGGCGGAGGTGTGCTTGCCGTCGTAGTTGGCCCCGCAGTCGACCGGCTCGCAGTTCGGCTCGGCGGTGACGACCGATTCCTCGCGCATGACGTCGGTGTAGGCCGCCAGCTCCTCGGGGTTGTTTCGCTTCCAGCGGTTGGCCAGCCAGAACGCGCCGAGCGTGGTCGGGTCGGGTTCGGCCGCCAGAATGCGCTGGAAGGCGTCGCGGGCCTGCTCGCGGGTCATGTCGTCGGCCGACTTCGGGCCGGAGCCGACGACCTCGGTCATCAGCCGCTCGAGCGGCCAGTCGCCGAATTCCTGGGTTGCCTGCGCCATATCGTGCAAGCGTTGGGGCGGATCGCGCAAAAGCCTCCCGCTTCCGGCGGACGTTCGCCCGTCAAACGACGGGTTTCGAGCCGATGGACGGTGGAACCGAAAAAACCGACCGTTCCCGGTATCCGGGCCGACCCGAAAACGATACGGGCCCCTTCTCCCTAGAGCAATCAATGAGTAGCCTGTCGGGGGACTGGCGCGAGGCCATCGACGACGCGGACGCGGCGCTGATCGACGGCTATCAGAGCGGCTTCCCCGTCGTCGAGCGACCGTTCCGCCGCGTCGGTGCCGAGATCGGCCTCGAGGAGTCGGCCGCGGTCGACCGCGTTCGCGACCTGAAGGAGGCGGGCGTCGTCCGCCGGTTCGGTGCCGTCCTCAACCCGCCCGTCATCGGCTCGTCGACGCTCGCCGCGGTGCAGGCCCCCGAGGAGCGGTTCGACGAGGTCGCGGCGATCGTCAACGAGTACCGGCAGGTCAACCACAACTACGCCCGCGACCACGAGTGGAACATGTGGTTCGTCGTCACCGCGGGCTCGCGGGAGACCCGCGACGAGATCCTCGCCGAGATCGAAGAGCGAACCGGCTGTGCCGTGTTGAACCTCCCGATGCTGACTGACTACTACATCGACCTCGAGTTCCCGGTGGTCAACGCCGACCGTTTCGCGCGCGAATCGCTCGAACAGCGCACCGACGCCTCGGCGACTCGGATCAGCGAGGCGGCGACCGGCGGCCTCTCCGCGCTCGAGGCCGAGTTGCTGCTCGAGATTCAGGACGGCTTTCCCCTGTCGGCGACGCCGTATCGGGACGTCGCCGAGCGGCTGGGATACGCCGTCGAGGACGTGCTCGCGGCCGTCGAGCGCCTGCTCGAGAACGGTTGTCTCAAGCGCATCGGCTGTGTCGTCAACCACGTCGTGACGGGCTTCGACGCAAACTGCATGGTCGTCTGGAACGTCCCCGACGACCGCCTCGACGAGTGGGGCGAGCGCGCGGGCGGCCTGCCCTACGTCACGCTCTGCTATCACCGACCGCGCAGACCCGATCAGGAGTGGTCGTACAACCTCTTTACCATGATTCACGGCCGCGACCCCGAGGCCGTCGACGAGAAGATCGACGAACTGGCCGCGGACTACCTCCCCGTCGACCACGAGCGGCTCTACTCGACTGAGACGCTGAAACAGACGGGCGCGCGCTACGACGAACTGGTCGGCATCTGACCGCGGTTCCGAATCGGCAGTTTGACCGTTGAACCGTCGGCGGCCGCGAGACCGATCATCCATTGCGATTGTTCAACAATGACCAAATTAACAGGGGATAGTCTCTTTAGATCAGGGCGAGAATGGGCGAACTGCACCGCGAGGTGCGCTATGTGTGAGGGTCGTTCACCACCTACCGTTCTGACCCTCACACAGCAGCTTCCGTCGCCGGAAGCGTCTCGTGGTTTGTCGACATCCCTAATAAATGATTTCGCTCTTTCGAAGCGACAGATAGTGCGCCATCGGTCGATTTCACGGTCGTCTCGCGAGCGATGACGCGTCGAATAGCGACGCGTCAACGGCGCTATCGTCTCCGCTCGAGCGCTTCGGCGACGACCTCGATCGGCGTCGGCGGCTCCGTGCTGGCTCCCGGACGGTTCTCGAGTTGGGTGCGACAGGACGCGCCGGGTGCGACGACGCGGTCGCCGTCGCTGTCGTCGACCTGTTCGTAGAGGATCTCGGCGATGGCATCGCTCATCGAGGCGTGTTCGGCCTCGTAGCCGAAGCTGCCGGCCATGCCACAACAGCCCGAATCGAGCGGGTCGACGGCGTAGCCGGCCCGCCGGAGAACGCCGACGGCGTGGTGGTCTTTCGCGACGGACTTCTGGTGGCAGTGGCCGTGGTACGTGAGGTCCTGCTGGACCGCCGCGGGGTCGAAGTCGATCTCCTCGTCCAGACGGAAGGTATCGATGTACTCGCAGACGCCGTAGGTCGCCCCCGCCAGCGTCTCCGCCGCTTCCGTCGAGAGCAGGTCGAGATAGTCCGACTGGAACATGACCGCGTCGGAGGGCTCGATGACGACCACGTCCCAGCCGTCCTCGACCCGCGGCGCGAGCGCTGTCACATTTTCGCGGGCCGCGTCACGCGCCGTCTCGAGGAACCCCTTCGAAAAGGCCGGCCGGCCGGTGTCGCCGAGGTCGTCGGGGACGGCGACGCGGACGCCCGCGGCCTCGAGGACGCGGACGGCCGCCTTGCCGGCCTCGGGATTGCTGTAGTTGGTGAAGGTGTCGGGGTAGAGGAGGGCCGTCCGCCGGGCTGCCGCCTCGCCGATCCGCGAGCCGCCTCGCTCTCGAAACCAGTCCCGAAACGTCTCCGCGCGGAACGTCGGCAGCGGCCGGCCCGAATCGATCCCGACGACGGCCTCGAGCAGCTTGCGCGCGCCCGGAACCTTCGGCAGGGCGTTCGAAACCGGCGCGAGCCGCGAGCCCCACCTCGAGAGGGGTTCGACGTTGGCGAAGAGCC
Proteins encoded in this window:
- a CDS encoding 3-hydroxyacyl-CoA dehydrogenase family protein, whose product is MAQKSAAVVGGGIMGAGIAQVLARNGYEVSVREINEELAEEAEERIVSGNYGLNDAVEGGYLSEDEKQEVLDRLTFTTDLDEATNGTDFVIEAVTENLAIKGQVFRDLNEVTDDQPLYSNTSGFAVTSIANAVDDPSRVAVTHFFNPVAVMDMVEIVQAPETDEAVVERAEELVDELGKTRVTIDDDPGSYGFLANRCHAAMREEAKKIVDEGIATKEQVDKALEDGYNLPVGPFSLAGLGEEWD
- a CDS encoding enoyl-CoA hydratase/isomerase family protein: MDESLDTVLVEYDEDSGVGTLTMNRPDALNALSAQLREDIVAGLELLEEQNEGADGVALRAVVLEGAGEKAFCAGADIGGFSDESSGGSSARSHYDFIRDFPAPVIAKIDGYCLGGGLETALACDFRLATESSTFGFPEVNLGILPGAGGVQYVTKIAGPAVAKELAMTGEHISAARADEEGIVNHVYDDDEFEDAVDEFVTDLAGQAPLAIQSIKKSADMAVHSGLEEGLAYDSSLFAELLKTEDHAEGAAAFGEDREPEFEGK
- a CDS encoding anthranilate phosphoribosyltransferase — protein: MAQATQEFGDWPLERLMTEVVGSGPKSADDMTREQARDAFQRILAAEPDPTTLGAFWLANRWKRNNPEELAAYTDVMREESVVTAEPNCEPVDCGANYDGKHTSAVLGVGAGIVAAAAGTPVVVHSGDRVPTQKATAYKHVLDELDVRTEIEPAESADMVDETGFGFYYQPAFNPGIQDLYDRRDRMGVRTFVNTIETIANPANADVHLGSFYHLAFAKKLSDTLAESERLDYSRAIFFQGMEGYDDIRPGYTKVAEWNSGEDLEDYEIETAEYGMEMEAEDLEVEDVTADSATITEDVLAGDREDHFADAIALNGAFRMYARQDVDSLEDGLERAREVIADGSAAAVLEELRAF
- a CDS encoding Lrp/AsnC family transcriptional regulator, translated to MSSLSGDWREAIDDADAALIDGYQSGFPVVERPFRRVGAEIGLEESAAVDRVRDLKEAGVVRRFGAVLNPPVIGSSTLAAVQAPEERFDEVAAIVNEYRQVNHNYARDHEWNMWFVVTAGSRETRDEILAEIEERTGCAVLNLPMLTDYYIDLEFPVVNADRFARESLEQRTDASATRISEAATGGLSALEAELLLEIQDGFPLSATPYRDVAERLGYAVEDVLAAVERLLENGCLKRIGCVVNHVVTGFDANCMVVWNVPDDRLDEWGERAGGLPYVTLCYHRPRRPDQEWSYNLFTMIHGRDPEAVDEKIDELAADYLPVDHERLYSTETLKQTGARYDELVGI